The genomic stretch TGGGGGCAGTGGCTGGAAGGGTCTTGGCTGTCAGCTTTTCCGCCATGCGCTCAAGGATAACGTCATTCAGTGGGGCAGGGTTTGCCATGCCTGCATATGCATCAAATACCGCTGCCTGAATCGCCGCTGGTGAGTTCGCACCACTGGCTTTTACACTGGCTTGGATTTGCTTAACCGTATCCGCTACGCTCATTTGATTAGCTTGACGGGTAGGGTAGGTAATAACAGGTTCATCCAATGCCCCAGTGGATACGACTTTCTCACCATCCCTTAATGACTCCCTGAATGTTTTTGCAGGGGCAGAGGGTTTATTTAAACCATCCAGTTTATCAGCCGCTACCTGATAAACATTTTCACGGGCATTTTGAGCGCGTGAATATTCAGTGGCGATAACCTCTGGTGAGGCTTTTAAACCCGCTTCCACTTTCTCGGCATATTCACCGACAGTTTGGCGGGCTGAATTAGCCATACTAGTGAATGCTGATGTTGGCGCGTATTCATTGCCGGAAACACCCAATGGGGCAGGGGATGCGTATTCAGTTCCCGGCTGGTTATGGCCTGCTTTGCGGTTAATCCGTGCCAGTGCGTTGGCATAGGCAAACAGCGCCATGATGTGCTGAAGCTCAAACACGAAGATCAGCAAGCCCACAACCATTAACATGCCTGAGTTGTTATCTGTGCCAGTCGCTTTGCCAATCGCCTGAAACATGGGCTTATCAAAGTGTTCGCGGATTTTCAGCATACCCTCCACTTTGTTATCCATCGTGGCCTTCGCAGCAGTGGTGGCGAGCTGGTTGCTCATAGCCATGCTTTCACGCACAGCATCAACGCGGGCTTTGCTGCCTTCGCAGTGCTTTTCCTTGCCTTGCTTCAGACGCTCTTCACATTGTGCCAGCTTCATTTGAGCACTGGCGAAACTGTCAGCGAGGGTAGAGCCCATCTCTTTATACACAAATCAGTCCTTCCCCCAATTCACTAGCCATCTGAATCCCATAAATACAGTCCAGCACCCTTGAGTAGCCCAACCAGATACTTTTAGCTCCCGGTTCGCCATCGCATTTTCTGCCCAGAAAGCCCCCCAGTTCTGCCAGATTGCGGATCACTTGATTGAGGGTAGGTATGCCATCGGGCAGTGCTTTTTTGCCGAGCCGGAAGGATACTTTCCATTCCAGCGGGTCAAACACCAGCTCAGCCGGAAGTTCTGGGCAGGTACGCCCCAACCGCATCAGAAACATAATCCGCCAGGCCACCATGATGTAGAGCGCGAGGGCTTTTTCGATGCGCTCTTTAGTGTCCAGTTGCAGTTTTTCGACGCGACAGCCAACTTTCAGGACATCAAAAAACATTTCGATTTCCCAACGCGCCCGATACCAGTCGATGAGTTCACAAGCGGCATCGGCGGTCTCTACACAACGGTTGGTGACTAAACGCCAAATGAGGGGCGATTTTCCGGCGGGTGGGTTGATTTCTTTGGCTTGAACCAAGGTCAATAGCATCGGGTGCTTGCTCTTGGGACGCAGGGTATAACGTAACACCTTGATTTCCTGTACCACTTTGCGGGCTTTTTCACCCTGCTTGCGCGGTTTGGTAAAGGTGATGCGGGTCAACGCCTGTTGTTGCTCAATGGCATCCCACAGTTTGAGGTCATCTCCTAAGGCACGGTTATGTTGCGCCCGTATCAGCAGGTCAGCCGGGTAATCCAAGGCTTGTGCCCGTTTGAGCAAGTCGTAAAAGTCGCTTTCACGGTCGCCCGTATAGATGAGCCGGTGTCCGGGGCAGCGTGCCGCCAGTTCGGCTACCCGTTCATACCCTTCGATCCAGCGACGGCTTTCTTTGATGCTGGGGTTCGCTTGGTCGGCGGCTTTGCTCAAGCCCCGTGACCACATCCACGTATCGGTGATGCCCAACGGCAGGCGTTCCGGGGTGATACACAAGGTCGGATGCAGGTACATCCCGCGTTGCTTATCGTAGGATAACCGCCCCAAGCCCTCGGTTTCCTGTCCATTGAAGTCCAATTCGGTGGTGTCTTGAATGCACAGGATAATCTTCGAGTCTTGTTGACGGATTCGGCACTCTGTCGCTTCAAAGTGGGATGCCATCAAAGCATCATGGCTCACCGCCTCATTCCAGAAGAAACGGTACGTCGCCAAGGTACTTGACCAACTCTGGCAAGCCTTGGGGAGGCTGGATTGGGGCGCTTTCAGCATGGCATTGAGAATATGGGCGGCGCGTGTTTCGAGGCGCTTGTCTCCCAAATCAAGATCGGTGAGTTCGCTAGATGACCAGTTCATAGGTGAAAATTGCTTATCTTACATCAGCTTGGGACTTGTGTATAAGGAGATGGGTAGAGCCACCGATCAAGGATACATTCGTACCTTGGATGGATTGCATCATGCTGGATTGTTCCGCCGCCGTGTTGGCAATGTGCTGCTGATTGTTGGTGGTGCTGAACATTTCAAACAGGATGCCGGATGACAGGAACAAGCCCATAGCCGCGTATTGGCTTGGCTTTAGCTTCCAGCCCTCAGATCGGTGAATAGCAATGTCTTCATATACCGCCTCCTTGCTGGATGCGAGGAAGAACGCCAGCACAAAACTGATGAAGGAGAAGATAGCCAAGGCTATGTACTCATTGCTGTTTTTCTCCACGAAGGAGGCGATACCCCACACGTCAGAGACGTACAGCATGAACACGGCGACGATATACAGCCCGAAGGTGGCGACTTTCGCCCACTGCATCAGACGATGGTTTTTAATGGCGCGGTGATGGTCAGTTGGCAACAGGCCGCTGGATTTTGGAAGTTGGATTTTCATAAATTACCCCTTAGAAACTATTCGCTAAAATGTACATGCCGATGGATGCCATCATGACCCTCAGGCCGTCTGTAGTGCTCCACACGGTCATTAGGAAGAACACCCCGATCATGAGTTGCCCCAAGAATGCCAACGCTGAAACCCCGAAGTAGTGGGCATAGAACAGAAACGTGCTCAACACGTACAGGAAGCCCACCGCATTCAGGGCGATAGCCGCACGGATGAACAGCTTGTTCCAGTCAACCCGATCGACCAGCGCCGATAGGGTGGATACAGTGCTATCCAATCCGCCCCGGTGGTGGCTACGTACTGCATTGATGTGTGCCTGTTCGGATGCGGTTAAGAGTGGATTATTCATGGCTTGCCCCTCGGCTTTGTGCCTTGCGTGCCAGTGCTACCAGCCATTCGGCAAACGCGGGCGGGGTGGCCTCACGTTCGCGCTTGCTGATCTCTTTCCGCCGGTCACTGCGTGTTCCATCACTGCGCCGCCCGCTGGTTCCGCAGATGTGTGACGCTTCCCCCATCACCATGCTGAAAGGTGGTAGTTCGCCTGGACGCAAACCACAGATATACAGACGGGTCATTTTTTCGGCTTTATGCCCCCACCACTGTTGTGGCACAACCAAAGTAAACCCGCCCGCCTGGTCGGTTTCGCCTGGTTCGGGTAATCCCGCCGCTTGCCACAAAGTGGAACCCGCCGGGTGTTCCAGCACGCCGCCACATTTGCGCACTTGTTCAACGGCAAAAAATGCCAGCGCCTTTTCATGTGGTTGGGGTTTTGCCATGTGGCGTAAACGTCCCCACGCACGGCAGGGCGGGTGTGCTACTACCGGATACACCCCGGCGTAGGTTCTGGCGTCTCGGCTTTCGTCGTAAACGTCCACGTCTGGAAGTTGCTTATAAACACTGTCATTCCTTGCAAACAAAACAGCTACTTTTTCGGCTTGCATGTTCATGCTGTTACCCCTTGGTTTTTGTCGTGGGAAGTTAATCCAACAAGTCTGAATTCCTTGATGATTTTCATAACAAATCCTCCACTATGACCGCCACGCGCTCTTGATGCGCTGCCCATTCGTCGGGTGACATTGCCCGGTGATTCACCATGTCGATGGCTGCGTTTTCGTAGGAATCCCACAAGGGGTATTTTTCTCTGAGTGTTTTGTAAATTTTGTTGTGTGGATTGAGGCGACTCCGGCGATATTCACGCCTCATCTGCTGATAAACCTCTTCCTTTTCGTCGGGTGTTAGTGGAGTTCCACAGTTATTTTCCACTAGTCCAAGGGGGGAAGAAGAGGGGATAGAAGAGGAAGAAAAAGCGTCGGACGCGCTGTCGATCGCGTTGCTGATGTGCCAGCTTGTGCCGTGTTCGCCCATTTCACGCAGTTTGTCGAGCCATGAACCGCTGTTGCGTTTGGCTTGGATTTCCCAAACGGTATCACGGGTATACAGCGGGGTTTCTGCGTCTGCTTTGATGCCAATGGCACGAGGAACGACCTCCCCATAGGCGTTGGGTTTGGCGAGCTTGGCGCGTTCCCTAGCGGCTTCCTGACGTTCCATGTCTGGCATGTTGTCCTTGCCTGCACACAATTCCAGCCAGTCGAGCGGGGCAGTGATGCCGCTACCGTCTTTCAGGTCAATAACGCCCGTGTGCAGCACTGTTGGGCTGCGCTTGCTGTGTACCATGAAGCCGTACCAGTCGGATAAATCCGCCGCGTTGCGCATGGCGGCTAGCAGGGGACGCTCTGCGACTTGCTGCGGGGTGATGCGACGCAATTCGCGCCAGTGGGTGACGGGGGCAAAGTTGCCAGAAAATTGAAAGGCACGAATGCCCCACGTTTTCCGCCATGCACTCACGGCCTCCGCTCCGGTGGCTGCATCAAGTCCAGATTCAAAATCTTTGCCGATAGCAAACCCGTCGATATTTTTGGAAATGTATTTGGTGATATAGCCCGCCGCGCTGCCTTTGGTGGTGTCAATCATCTTGATTTGCACACGGTGTTTCCATGCGCCGTCTTCGTCGCCGAATTCAGCAAGGAACGCATCACGTAGAGCGCTTTTGACTTCTTTCAGCACGCTGGATGCTACCCACAGCAGGCCGTGCCAGTGGGCTGTTGCGTCGTGGTTGGGTTCGGTGGTGCGGACATAGTACATCCCGATGTCATTGTCTTTCGCCCACGTCCGAAAATCCGCGAACTTGTCAGTTAACCAGTGGTGAGACAGACGCGGGGTGTTGTCGCGCAAGGTGGTGACGATGTTTTTTCCGCGCCCTTTATGCACAGGAATTTGCTGCTCATATTTTGGGTTTGGGGTAGCGGTCGCGCCAATGGTACGGGTCACGCCGTGTTTGTCGGTGGAGCGATAGCCGCCCGTCATGCGCATGGCATGGAAGGCACTGGGCGATGTGAAGGTAAAGAACAGACAAACATGATCAGGGTGGTGCTGCTGAATGTAGCGTTCTCCGTCACTGATGCGCATCATCATTTCATTGCGTAGGTTGGCGGGGTTGGATACGCCCGCATCCATCACGTCGCCCATGCTCATCACACGCCCGTCGGTGGTCGAGACGGCTTCACGGGATGCCATGTATTCACGCGCTATAACGCTCTTGGCAGCTTGCACCGCGAGGCCGCGACGGGTGATGTAGGCACTACGTCCTTTTCCAATCATGTGCAGGCGGATACCTTGCAGTTCGGCGAGACGCTCTTTTTCGCGACGCATCAGGCCATACAACCAACGGGGTGAGGTGAGGCGTTTGGCTTGCCCGATATGGCGGATGGTTTCGCGGTCAGTCACCACCTCACCATCATCTAGGCGGATAGCCTTATGGGGGACTTGTGGGGGACTGATGCCGATGTCGTCAGCGTGACCTAAGGCAGCGGACAGACCGCCGCCGCCGTTGATCATGTTGGCAAACTTTGCGGCGAGTTTTTGCGCTTTCAGCATGATGGTATCGTCGTCATCATCCGCCGTGATGCCGAGCGGCGAGGTGGTGGATAGGATGTTATCCGCTGTTTCCCTCAAGTAGGTGTTGGCGTTGCGCACGGCCTCCGAGTGCAGGCCGGGTGCTGTGTAGCGGTCGTTATAGCCTTTCTTAACGGCTGCTTGCAGGTGGTCTGGAATATTTTCCAGTTGGTCTGCAATGAAGCCGCCGTCAGTCACGTCGTGGATGATTTCCACGGGTGCGGTTGCCAGAGTGAGGATAGATTGATTCATTTCCCGCCCTCCATTGCCTGTTTCAGTTGGTCGTGTTGCTCTTGCAGGTGCTCTAACACCACTAACATAATCTCCACTGACTCACGGGTATAGCGTTCACCAAATCGAGCGCCGATTGCTGTATCTGCAAATATTTCAAGGCTGGATGCGCTGGCCTTGATTTGTTTCAGGATGTTTTCAACTTGTGCGTTCATACACATACCCTCTGATCTAACCAGCGTTTCCACTGACTTGTTGTGAATTCGCCGGGTTTGGCGGGATTGGCGGATTGCTTGCGCCGCTGGATTTCTGAGGCGGTCAGCACCAGACGTTCAAGGAACTCTTCGTCTACCAGATCAAACATGTGAGGTGGCAGGTCGAGCACGGCTTTTGTGTTGGTGTTGGGATGGCTCATTTGCGCACCCCGCGCCCGTCGGTGACGGTGTGGGCGACAATGAAGGCGTCGAGTACAGAACGACGGTAGCGGATGCGGGAACCGCCCACTTTCACGAATGCCAGACGGTCGGGGTGTGTGGATCTCCAACGGCTCAAGGTGGCAGGGGAGAGCGACAGATAGGCCGCTGCCTCTGCTTCGTTTAGCAGTGGGTCGCCGTTGATGGTGTAGGCGGGGATGGCCTGCACGATTTGCGCCCGACGGATGGCGTCGCGGTTACGGCGGAACTTGCGCTGATGCTTGGTGGTGGTGAGGCTCATTTTGCACCCCCTTGCTTTGATTTCAGAAATTCCTGATAAAGACGGTCTTGCAGGTCTTTGGAAACGTGACAGAGGTTCCACAGATTTTCTGATACGGTGTCGATTGCGCGGCTGACGTGGCTTAACTCTGGAAGGCTGGCATGGTCGAGCGCGTCGACACATAGCATGACAATCATGCGCACATCCTCTAAGCCGTCCAGCACTGTTTCAGCCTGTGAATAGGTCGGTTGGCTCCGATAATCGTGATCGTTGATCATGCTGCACCTCCGTTAGTGGATGCTGCATAGCCTAACTCAGTGGAAAAACCACCTGCGTCATCTGTACGCTCAAAAATGGCACGTAGGGCATGTTGTGCTTGTTCGAGGGTGTCACAATCGAAGGTTTCTAGGTTGATGCCGTGGCGGGTTTTGCGGTGGTAGGCAACGTCCACAAAGCGGATGTGTGCAGGTTCATTGCCTATCTTGCCGACGTGGTGTCCTTCCACAATCCACGCGACGGGTGAGGCGTAACGGTAGGCGATTAACCCGGTTCTGGACGCCTTGAACACAAGGGTGTCGGGGGTTTTTCTTTTGGGGTGTGCAGGTGCAAACGGGATGTGTGGCATACGTGCCAAGGGAGTGCGGGCAGTGTTGCCCATAGTGATTGCTGTCATGATGACTGCTCCAAATTGAGTTTTTAGATGTGGCAAAGTTGCCGGGTACTCTAATCGCTCACTTGGAACACGACGCGCTTGTTTCGGTGTTACACCGTCTTGTAGTCCACGCATACCCGACATAAAGCCGCTTGCGCATCCTACAGACGTTAAAAAACCGCCTGCATCGTATGGGCGGTTTTGCCGCCAAGTGTCGGGATTAGAGTCCCAGAATTTTGCTGTTTGTTGGTGATTTGCACCAACGGATTCAGTATGCCCATGAATCGCGGGCAAGGTCAACTTATGGGCGCATAAGTTGTTTTCTGTTTTTTGGGATGATATTCTAATCATGATTGATTTACCTTTAAAGCCGCCGTTTGCTCTTCCAGCTAGGCGGCTTTTTTTATGTCTGAGTGATTACTAGACTACCCGCAAACAAAAACCATTAAAATCAGATTTTTCAATAACTTGTATCGTTTTTTGCGTGTTTTCCGTGTTTTTTATCTTCGGTTTTTCCGAAGTATTGCGCCTGATAGCCCCTTATTTCCCACCATAGGTATGTGACGCTTGAAAGGCTTCCAGATCTTCGAGCCGATAGCGCATCAAGGTTTCACCACGCTTGCCCCTGTATTGCTGGTGCGGAATGTTCATGTGCTTGATGGCTGCATGATTGTCGAACCCCAGAAAACGCGCTGCACCGCTGCCACTTAGCCAGGCTGGTGCTTTTTTCTTGTTCTTGGGTTGGGTGTTGGTCGTTGGCTTACTCA from Thiothrix litoralis encodes the following:
- a CDS encoding IS4 family transposase, whose protein sequence is MNWSSSELTDLDLGDKRLETRAAHILNAMLKAPQSSLPKACQSWSSTLATYRFFWNEAVSHDALMASHFEATECRIRQQDSKIILCIQDTTELDFNGQETEGLGRLSYDKQRGMYLHPTLCITPERLPLGITDTWMWSRGLSKAADQANPSIKESRRWIEGYERVAELAARCPGHRLIYTGDRESDFYDLLKRAQALDYPADLLIRAQHNRALGDDLKLWDAIEQQQALTRITFTKPRKQGEKARKVVQEIKVLRYTLRPKSKHPMLLTLVQAKEINPPAGKSPLIWRLVTNRCVETADAACELIDWYRARWEIEMFFDVLKVGCRVEKLQLDTKERIEKALALYIMVAWRIMFLMRLGRTCPELPAELVFDPLEWKVSFRLGKKALPDGIPTLNQVIRNLAELGGFLGRKCDGEPGAKSIWLGYSRVLDCIYGIQMASELGEGLICV
- a CDS encoding replication endonuclease, yielding MNQSILTLATAPVEIIHDVTDGGFIADQLENIPDHLQAAVKKGYNDRYTAPGLHSEAVRNANTYLRETADNILSTTSPLGITADDDDDTIMLKAQKLAAKFANMINGGGGLSAALGHADDIGISPPQVPHKAIRLDDGEVVTDRETIRHIGQAKRLTSPRWLYGLMRREKERLAELQGIRLHMIGKGRSAYITRRGLAVQAAKSVIAREYMASREAVSTTDGRVMSMGDVMDAGVSNPANLRNEMMMRISDGERYIQQHHPDHVCLFFTFTSPSAFHAMRMTGGYRSTDKHGVTRTIGATATPNPKYEQQIPVHKGRGKNIVTTLRDNTPRLSHHWLTDKFADFRTWAKDNDIGMYYVRTTEPNHDATAHWHGLLWVASSVLKEVKSALRDAFLAEFGDEDGAWKHRVQIKMIDTTKGSAAGYITKYISKNIDGFAIGKDFESGLDAATGAEAVSAWRKTWGIRAFQFSGNFAPVTHWRELRRITPQQVAERPLLAAMRNAADLSDWYGFMVHSKRSPTVLHTGVIDLKDGSGITAPLDWLELCAGKDNMPDMERQEAARERAKLAKPNAYGEVVPRAIGIKADAETPLYTRDTVWEIQAKRNSGSWLDKLREMGEHGTSWHISNAIDSASDAFSSSSIPSSSPLGLVENNCGTPLTPDEKEEVYQQMRREYRRSRLNPHNKIYKTLREKYPLWDSYENAAIDMVNHRAMSPDEWAAHQERVAVIVEDLL
- a CDS encoding helix-turn-helix domain-containing protein, which encodes MSLTTTKHQRKFRRNRDAIRRAQIVQAIPAYTINGDPLLNEAEAAAYLSLSPATLSRWRSTHPDRLAFVKVGGSRIRYRRSVLDAFIVAHTVTDGRGVRK